One part of the Raphanus sativus cultivar WK10039 chromosome 7, ASM80110v3, whole genome shotgun sequence genome encodes these proteins:
- the LOC108814738 gene encoding pentatricopeptide repeat-containing protein At1g80150, mitochondrial — MLSLPPIRRFFFRSCSSIATTALASTTSSQEPALVKLKSERDPEKLFNLFKSNATNTLLIENRFAFQDTVSRLAGAHRFDLIEELLEHQKTLPQARREGFIVRVIMLYGKAGMTKQALDTFHGMDSSKRTVKSFNAALKVLTFKPDLHVIQDFLLRAPEHGVVMDAVSFNIAIKSLCEMGFLDKASLVLKEMEKSGLEPDVVTYTTLISAFYKQEDRYVVGNGLWNRMVLKGCRPNLTTFNVRIQFLVNRGRAWDANDLLLLMPKLQMEPDGVTYNMVIKGFFVAGFPEMAERVYTAMHGRGCKPNVKIYQTMIHYLCKAGKFDLGYTMCKDCMRKKWYPNLDTVGMLLDGLVKKGQVDQAKLVMGLVRKRVPPYSSKQLFSLESVL; from the coding sequence ATGCTCTCTCTCCCACCCATTCGCAGATTCTTCTTCCGTTCTTGTTCCTCTATAGCCACCACTGCTCTTGCATCTACCACCTCCTCTCAGGAGCCTGCCCTTGTCAAGCTTAAATCTGAGCGAGACCCCGAGAAGCTATTCAACCTCTTCAAATCCAACGCCACTAACACCTTACTCATCGAGAACCGTTTCGCTTTCCAAGACACGGTTTCAAGACTAGCCGGGGCGCATCGGTTTGATCTCATCGAGGAGCTTCTCGAGCATCAGAAGACGCTCCCACAGGCTCGACGCGAGGGCTTCATCGTCAGGGTCATTATGTTATACGGCAAGGCTGGAATGACCAAGCAGGCTCTGGATACTTTCCACGGTATGGATTCGTCCAAGAGGACTGTTAAATCCTTCAACGCCGCGCTTAAAGTCTTGACTTTTAAACCTGATCTCCACGTCATCCAGGACTTCCTTCTCCGTGCTCCCGAGCACGGAGTTGTAATGGATGCAGTTTCTTTTAATATTGCTATTAAATCTCTCTGCGAGATGGGGTTTCTCGACAAGGCTTCTCTGGTGTTGAAGGAGATGGAGAAGTCTGGTTTGGAACCAGACGTGGTTACGTATACTACGCTTATATCTGCGTTCTACAAGCAGGAGGACAGGTATGTGGTTGGCAATGGACTGTGGAACCGTATGGTACTCAAGGGGTGTAGGCCTAACCTCACCACCTTTAATGTTAGGATTCAGTTTTTAGTGAATAGGGGGCGAGCTTGGGATGCAAATGATCTGTTGCTTCTGATGCCGAAACTCCAGATGGAACCGGACGGGGTGACGTATAACATGGTGATCAAAGGGTTTTTCGTGGCGGGGTTCCCTGAGATGGCGGAAAGGGTTTATACGGCGATGCATGGGAGAGGTTGCAAACCCAACGTGAAGATCTACCAGACGATGATCCATTATTTGTGTAAGGCCGGGAAGTTTGATTTGGGTTATACGATGTGTAAGGATTGTATGAGGAAGAAGTGGTATCCGAATTTGGACACGGTTGGTATGTTGCTGGACGGGCTTGTGAAAAAGGGACAGGTTGATCAGGCTAAGTTGGTAATGGGGTTAGTTCGGAAACGGGTCCCTCCTTACAGCTCAAAACAGTTGTTCTCTCTGGAGTCCGTTTTGTAA